From the Streptomyces pluripotens genome, one window contains:
- a CDS encoding ABC transporter permease: MLRFLVRRLVGAAITLLIISAVTFMLFYAVPRDPARIACGKVCSPETLNLIRHNMGISDSLPVQYWHWLSAIFVGRDYAGYGHCSAPCLGYSFVNREPVLSTILRRFPITASLAIGSAVVFLILGIGAGMLAAVKQGRPTDKIASSGSLIASSMQIYFVGPVAMYLLVYQTHLLDQPAYTSFTEDPVAWFNGLLVPWLVLSIIFTANYTRMTRSQLVETLSEDYVRTARAKGLSRRNVFFRFAWRGAMGPIVTIFGLDLGVLLGGAMITEKTFSIQGLGMLAVKSVVKTDLPMLLGVMVITAAFVVIANIIVDAVYALIDPRIRLA, translated from the coding sequence ATGCTTCGCTTCCTCGTCCGCCGACTAGTCGGCGCCGCGATCACGCTGCTCATCATCAGCGCGGTCACGTTCATGCTCTTCTACGCGGTGCCGCGCGATCCGGCCAGGATCGCCTGCGGCAAGGTCTGCTCGCCGGAAACGCTCAACCTCATCCGGCACAACATGGGAATCTCAGACTCACTGCCGGTCCAGTACTGGCACTGGCTGTCAGCGATCTTCGTGGGCCGGGACTACGCGGGCTACGGCCACTGCAGCGCCCCGTGCCTGGGCTACTCGTTCGTCAACCGCGAGCCCGTCCTGTCGACGATCCTCCGCCGCTTCCCGATCACCGCCTCCCTCGCCATCGGTTCCGCGGTGGTCTTCCTCATCCTCGGTATCGGCGCCGGCATGCTCGCCGCCGTGAAACAGGGCCGCCCCACCGACAAGATCGCCAGCTCCGGCTCGCTGATCGCCTCGTCGATGCAGATCTACTTCGTCGGCCCGGTCGCCATGTACCTCCTCGTCTACCAGACGCACCTGCTCGACCAGCCCGCCTACACGTCCTTCACCGAGGACCCCGTCGCCTGGTTCAACGGACTCCTCGTGCCCTGGCTGGTCCTCTCCATCATCTTCACCGCCAACTACACGCGTATGACGCGCTCCCAACTGGTGGAGACGCTGAGCGAGGACTACGTGCGCACGGCCCGCGCCAAGGGCTTGTCCCGGCGCAACGTCTTCTTCCGCTTCGCCTGGCGCGGCGCCATGGGCCCGATCGTCACCATCTTCGGCCTGGACCTCGGTGTCCTGCTCGGCGGCGCGATGATCACCGAGAAGACCTTCAGCATCCAGGGTCTGGGCATGCTCGCGGTGAAGTCGGTGGTCAAGACGGACCTGCCGATGCTGCTCGGCGTCATGGTGATCACCGCGGCCTTCGTCGTGATCGCCAACATCATCGTCGACGCCGTCTACGCCCTCATCGACCCGCGGATCCGGCTCGCCTGA
- a CDS encoding ABC transporter substrate-binding protein, which translates to MSFSRRNFLIATGVAAASTSVLSACSSGNSSSSSGGKGGKQKAAEAHTTTIKIGTAEDSKGPAQEVSGAKKGGKVYLLNDDDFSHLDPQRVYYAWNSLAAIVLSRTLTGYKVADDGSMTLVGDLATDTGTMKDDGKTWTFTLKDGVKWQDGSDITVDDVRHGFERAFANFITEGASYVQTWLTGTQNYRKAYPGPFKGKHLKSIETSGKSITFHLSEARPDFNYVLAMHSYAPTPVKHDTKQDYDKKPYSNGPYKIKSHVTDKSMVLVRNEHWDPSTDPIRNAYPDEFDFTFGIEAQTAADRLIADYGKDQFAVSWRTIPQEKVQQATEKAKDRMFEGLGSGVSVYWINQTRVTDMKVREAIIRAWPTAAIRQLYGGANRGDYATGIMSPQVAGYKSQDVWGRLKNPAGDPATAKAVLKKAGKLGTKIVYAYQNDPTNAKVKVIVENALKAAGFDVVTKSLDSTTYYDQVGKIDNQYDIYWGGWGADWPTGYSVFQPLFESDQIRDEGTNYCHLKNKDVDAAIKAATAETDQNKANEMWAAMDKQVTELGAFIPDVYMKRLYLHGSKLGNVKMDPNFDGCMLYKMYVKA; encoded by the coding sequence ATGTCCTTCTCGCGCAGAAACTTCCTGATAGCCACCGGTGTCGCCGCCGCGTCGACCTCCGTGCTGTCCGCGTGCAGCAGCGGCAACTCCAGCAGCAGCAGCGGAGGCAAGGGCGGCAAGCAGAAGGCGGCCGAGGCTCACACGACCACCATCAAGATCGGTACGGCGGAGGACTCCAAGGGTCCGGCTCAGGAGGTCAGCGGCGCCAAGAAGGGCGGCAAGGTCTACCTGCTGAACGACGACGACTTCTCGCACCTCGACCCGCAGCGCGTCTACTACGCCTGGAACTCGCTGGCCGCGATCGTCCTCTCCCGCACCCTGACCGGCTACAAGGTCGCGGACGACGGCTCCATGACCCTGGTCGGCGACCTCGCCACCGACACGGGCACCATGAAGGACGACGGCAAGACCTGGACCTTCACCCTGAAGGACGGCGTCAAGTGGCAGGACGGTTCCGACATCACCGTCGATGACGTCCGCCACGGCTTCGAGCGCGCCTTCGCCAACTTCATCACTGAGGGCGCCAGCTACGTCCAGACCTGGCTGACGGGTACGCAGAACTACCGCAAGGCCTACCCCGGTCCCTTCAAGGGCAAGCACCTGAAGTCGATCGAGACCAGCGGGAAGAGCATCACCTTCCACCTCTCCGAGGCGCGCCCGGACTTCAACTACGTCCTCGCGATGCACTCGTACGCGCCGACCCCGGTGAAGCACGACACCAAGCAGGACTACGACAAGAAGCCGTACTCCAACGGTCCTTACAAGATCAAGTCGCACGTCACCGACAAGTCGATGGTCCTGGTCCGCAACGAGCACTGGGACCCGAGCACGGACCCGATCCGCAACGCCTACCCGGACGAGTTCGACTTCACCTTCGGTATCGAGGCGCAGACCGCCGCCGACCGTCTCATCGCCGACTACGGCAAGGACCAGTTCGCCGTCTCCTGGCGCACCATCCCGCAGGAGAAGGTCCAGCAGGCCACCGAGAAGGCCAAGGACCGCATGTTCGAGGGCCTGGGCAGCGGCGTCAGCGTCTACTGGATCAACCAGACCCGCGTGACGGACATGAAGGTCCGCGAGGCCATCATCCGTGCCTGGCCGACCGCGGCCATCCGCCAGCTGTACGGCGGCGCGAACCGTGGCGACTACGCGACCGGCATCATGAGCCCGCAGGTGGCCGGCTACAAGTCGCAGGACGTGTGGGGCAGGCTGAAGAACCCGGCGGGCGACCCGGCGACGGCCAAGGCGGTCCTGAAGAAGGCCGGTAAGCTCGGCACCAAGATCGTCTACGCCTACCAGAACGACCCGACCAACGCCAAGGTCAAGGTCATCGTCGAGAACGCCCTGAAGGCGGCCGGCTTCGACGTCGTCACCAAGTCCCTCGACTCGACCACCTACTACGACCAGGTCGGGAAGATCGACAACCAGTACGACATCTACTGGGGTGGCTGGGGTGCCGACTGGCCGACCGGTTACTCGGTCTTCCAGCCGCTCTTCGAGAGCGACCAGATCCGCGACGAGGGCACCAACTACTGCCACCTGAAGAACAAGGACGTCGACGCGGCGATCAAGGCCGCCACGGCGGAGACGGACCAGAACAAGGCCAACGAGATGTGGGCCGCCATGGACAAGCAGGTCACCGAGCTGGGCGCCTTCATCCCCGACGTGTACATGAAGCGTCTGTACCTGCACGGCTCCAAGCTCGGCAACGTCAAGATGGACCCGAACTTCGACGGCTGCATGCTCTACAAGATGTACGTCAAGGCCTGA
- a CDS encoding ABC transporter permease, which yields MTPPTPSAAAPLEVTDETAEKTTSSNGSQGSESRSPGQLAWRRFKRDRVGVISAIVVILFFVVALAAPLIAKLYGKDPYTTYGINTPGLLGDNGLPAKPNGGIDSEFWFGIDPQLGRDVFTFLLYAIRNSLLISTAITLLVVVIGVVIGVTAGYIGGKTDWFLGRVMDILLAFPQQLFFVAFTPVVMALFVPPNENTPTWIIVISLVLLLTVFGWASMARLLRGQVLALREREFVEAAKVTGASPARIIFKELLPNLWTPILIQGTLMLPLMVTTEAGLAFLGVGLQDPTPDWGVMIGYAANFYQDDITFLCFPGITIVLFVLAFNLLGDSVRDALDPKTKR from the coding sequence ATGACCCCCCCAACTCCATCAGCGGCTGCCCCGCTTGAGGTGACCGACGAGACCGCCGAGAAGACGACCTCTTCGAACGGCTCGCAGGGCAGCGAGAGCAGGTCCCCGGGCCAGCTGGCCTGGCGCCGTTTCAAGCGGGACCGTGTCGGCGTGATCTCGGCGATCGTCGTGATCCTGTTCTTCGTCGTCGCGCTGGCCGCACCGCTCATAGCGAAGCTGTACGGCAAGGACCCGTACACGACGTACGGCATCAACACGCCGGGCCTGCTCGGCGACAACGGCCTGCCGGCGAAGCCGAACGGCGGCATCGACAGCGAGTTCTGGTTCGGCATCGACCCGCAGCTCGGCCGCGACGTCTTCACCTTCCTGCTGTACGCGATCCGCAACTCGCTGCTGATCTCCACCGCCATCACCTTGCTCGTGGTGGTCATCGGCGTGGTGATCGGCGTCACCGCCGGCTACATCGGCGGCAAGACGGACTGGTTCCTCGGGCGAGTGATGGACATCCTGCTCGCCTTCCCCCAGCAGTTGTTCTTCGTCGCGTTCACCCCGGTGGTCATGGCGTTGTTCGTGCCCCCCAACGAGAACACGCCCACCTGGATCATCGTGATCTCGCTGGTCCTGCTGCTGACCGTCTTCGGTTGGGCCTCCATGGCGCGCCTGCTGCGCGGACAGGTGCTGGCCCTGCGCGAGCGCGAGTTCGTCGAGGCCGCCAAGGTCACGGGCGCGTCTCCGGCCCGCATCATCTTCAAGGAACTGCTGCCCAACCTGTGGACGCCGATCCTCATCCAGGGCACGCTGATGCTGCCGCTGATGGTCACCACGGAGGCAGGTCTCGCCTTCCTCGGCGTCGGTCTGCAGGACCCGACCCCCGACTGGGGCGTCATGATCGGGTACGCGGCCAACTTCTACCAGGACGACATCACCTTCCTGTGCTTCCCGGGCATCACGATCGTGCTCTTCGTCCTGGCGTTCAACCTCCTCGGTGACTCGGTGCGCGACGCACTCGACCCGAAGACCAAGCGCTGA
- a CDS encoding peptide ABC transporter substrate-binding protein: MRGTAHARWVAGAAAVALAATGCGGGGSSGGGGNDAVLSSSWGDPQNPLEPANTNEVQGGKVLDMIFRGLKRYDPESGKAENWLAESIDTTDSQNFTIKVKDGWTFSNGEQVTAQSFVDAWNYGASLKNNQKNAYFFGYIDGYDQVHPASGTQSADTLSGLKVVDDHTFTVKLNQKFSSFPDTLGYAAFDPLPQSFFTDHANWLKKPIGNGPYAIESYAKGSQMSLKRWDGYPGEDKAQNGGVTLKVYTDNNTAYTDLLAGNLDLVDDIPASQLKNVKSDLGDRYINTPAGIIQTLAFPYYDKAWDTSGAEKVRTGLSMAINRKQITQTIFNNTRTPATDWTSPVLGKDGGYKEGLCGSACDYDPAQAKKLIQEGGGLPGGQIKITYNADTGSHKQWVDAVCNSINNALGNNRACVGNPVGTFADFRNQIGQHKMTGPFRAGWQMDYPLIQNFLQPLYYTNASSNDGQWSNQEFDKLVDQANAETDTTKAVSTFQQAEEVVRDNMAAIPLWYQNGSAGYSQRLSNVALNPFSVPVYNEIKVS; encoded by the coding sequence ATGCGTGGAACCGCGCACGCCCGATGGGTCGCCGGAGCGGCGGCGGTGGCGCTCGCCGCCACCGGTTGTGGAGGCGGCGGCTCAAGCGGCGGCGGGGGGAACGACGCGGTGCTCAGTTCCTCCTGGGGCGATCCGCAGAACCCGCTGGAGCCGGCCAACACCAATGAGGTGCAGGGCGGCAAGGTCCTCGACATGATCTTCCGGGGCCTCAAGAGGTACGACCCCGAGAGCGGCAAGGCCGAGAACTGGCTCGCCGAGTCCATCGACACCACGGACTCGCAGAACTTCACGATCAAGGTCAAGGACGGCTGGACCTTCTCCAACGGGGAGCAGGTCACCGCCCAGTCCTTCGTGGACGCCTGGAACTACGGGGCGAGCCTGAAGAACAACCAGAAGAACGCCTACTTCTTCGGCTACATCGACGGCTACGACCAGGTTCACCCCGCCAGCGGTACGCAGAGCGCCGACACCCTGTCCGGGCTGAAGGTGGTGGACGACCACACCTTCACCGTCAAGCTCAACCAGAAGTTCTCCAGCTTCCCCGACACCCTCGGCTACGCGGCCTTCGACCCACTGCCCCAGTCCTTCTTCACCGATCACGCGAACTGGCTGAAGAAGCCGATCGGCAACGGCCCCTACGCCATCGAGTCCTATGCGAAGGGCTCGCAGATGTCCCTGAAGAGATGGGACGGCTACCCGGGCGAGGACAAGGCACAGAACGGCGGAGTGACCCTCAAGGTCTACACCGACAACAACACCGCTTACACAGATCTGCTGGCCGGCAACCTCGACCTGGTCGACGACATCCCGGCCTCGCAGTTGAAGAACGTCAAGAGCGACCTCGGCGACCGCTACATCAACACCCCCGCCGGCATCATCCAGACCCTCGCCTTCCCCTACTACGACAAGGCCTGGGACACGTCCGGCGCCGAGAAGGTCCGCACCGGCCTGTCCATGGCGATCAACCGCAAGCAGATCACCCAGACGATCTTCAACAACACCCGCACCCCGGCCACCGACTGGACCTCGCCCGTCCTCGGGAAGGACGGCGGCTACAAGGAAGGCCTGTGCGGTTCGGCCTGTGACTACGACCCGGCCCAGGCCAAGAAGCTGATCCAGGAGGGCGGCGGACTGCCCGGCGGGCAGATCAAGATCACGTACAACGCGGACACCGGTTCGCACAAGCAGTGGGTGGACGCCGTGTGCAACTCCATCAACAACGCCCTCGGTAACAACCGGGCCTGCGTCGGCAACCCGGTCGGCACCTTCGCCGACTTCCGCAACCAGATCGGGCAGCACAAGATGACCGGTCCGTTCCGTGCGGGCTGGCAGATGGACTACCCGCTCATCCAGAACTTCCTCCAGCCCCTCTACTACACCAACGCCTCCTCCAACGACGGCCAGTGGTCCAACCAGGAGTTCGACAAGCTCGTCGACCAGGCCAACGCCGAGACCGACACGACCAAGGCGGTGTCCACCTTCCAGCAGGCCGAGGAGGTGGTCCGGGACAACATGGCCGCCATTCCCCTCTGGTACCAGAACGGCAGCGCGGGCTACTCCCAGCGGCTGTCCAACGTGGCGCTCAATCCGTTCAGCGTCCCGGTCTACAACGAGATCAAGGTCAGCTGA
- a CDS encoding ABC transporter permease, with protein sequence MGRYVVRRLLQMIPVFIGATLLIFLMVNVMGDPIAGLCGERACDPATAAQLKREFGLDKPVWQQYATYMGNVFTGDFGTAFNGQPVTELMASAFPVTVRLTLVAILFEIVIGITLGVVTGLKRGRPVDTGVLLATLIVISVPTFVTGLLLQLLLGVNWGWIKPSVSPDATFGELIVPGLVLASVSLAYVTRLTRTSIAENKRSDYVRTAVAKGLPRRRVITRHLLRNSLIPVITFIGADIGALMGGAIVTERIFNIHGVGYQLYQGILRQNTQTVVGFVTVLVLVFLIANLLVDLLYAVLDPRIRYA encoded by the coding sequence ATGGGGCGCTACGTCGTCCGGCGACTGCTGCAGATGATCCCGGTGTTCATCGGGGCGACCTTGCTGATCTTCCTCATGGTGAACGTGATGGGGGACCCCATCGCCGGCCTGTGTGGGGAGCGGGCCTGCGACCCGGCGACCGCCGCCCAGCTGAAGCGGGAGTTCGGCTTGGACAAGCCGGTCTGGCAGCAGTACGCGACCTACATGGGGAACGTCTTCACCGGAGACTTCGGTACGGCGTTCAATGGTCAGCCGGTCACCGAGTTGATGGCTTCGGCGTTCCCGGTCACCGTCCGGCTCACCCTCGTGGCCATCCTCTTCGAGATCGTCATCGGGATCACGCTCGGTGTCGTCACGGGTCTCAAACGCGGACGGCCCGTCGACACCGGGGTGCTCCTTGCCACCCTGATCGTGATCTCCGTACCCACCTTCGTCACCGGTCTGTTGCTCCAGCTGCTGCTCGGGGTCAATTGGGGCTGGATCAAACCGTCCGTCTCCCCGGACGCCACCTTCGGTGAGCTGATCGTGCCCGGACTGGTGCTCGCCTCCGTGTCGCTCGCCTACGTCACCCGACTCACCCGCACGTCCATCGCGGAGAACAAGAGGTCCGACTACGTCCGCACGGCGGTCGCCAAGGGGCTGCCCCGGCGTCGGGTCATCACCCGGCATCTGCTGCGCAACTCCCTGATCCCCGTGATCACGTTCATCGGCGCCGACATCGGCGCACTGATGGGCGGCGCGATCGTCACCGAGCGGATCTTCAACATCCACGGCGTCGGCTACCAGCTCTACCAGGGCATCCTGCGGCAGAACACCCAGACGGTCGTCGGGTTCGTGACGGTGTTGGTGCTGGTCTTCCTGATCGCAAACCTGCTCGTCGACCTCTTGTACGCCGTACTCGACCCGAGGATCCGCTATGCCTGA
- a CDS encoding ABC transporter permease: MPEQQYEPEGAIAGTGMGGAMDLGASEAVTLEQPPSAAPGGPEGGGPAGKPRSLWSDAWRDLRRNPVFLISALVILFLVFISLWPGAITWQSPLTCDLAKAQEGSQPGHPFGFDGQGCDVYTRTVYGARTSVTVGVLATLGVAVLGSVLGGFAGFFGGLPDSFLSRMTDIFFAIPVVLGGLVLLSVVTSNTVWPVIGFMVLLGWPQISRIARGSVITAKQNDYVQAARALGASHSRILLRHIAPNAVAPVIVVATIALGTYIALEATLSYLGVGLKPPSVSWGIEISAASPYVRNAPHPLLWPAGALAITVLAFIMLGDAVRDALDPKLR; the protein is encoded by the coding sequence ATGCCTGAGCAGCAGTACGAGCCCGAGGGCGCGATCGCCGGCACCGGCATGGGCGGTGCCATGGACCTCGGAGCCAGCGAGGCGGTCACGCTGGAGCAGCCACCGTCGGCCGCCCCCGGAGGGCCGGAGGGGGGTGGGCCGGCGGGCAAGCCGCGCAGCCTGTGGTCCGACGCCTGGCGGGACCTCAGGCGCAACCCCGTCTTCCTCATCTCCGCCCTCGTCATCCTCTTCCTGGTCTTCATCTCCCTGTGGCCCGGCGCCATCACCTGGCAGAGCCCCCTCACCTGTGACCTCGCCAAGGCCCAGGAGGGTTCCCAGCCGGGTCATCCCTTCGGCTTCGACGGCCAGGGCTGCGACGTCTACACGCGGACCGTGTACGGAGCCCGCACCTCGGTGACGGTCGGTGTGCTGGCCACGCTCGGGGTCGCCGTCCTGGGGTCGGTGCTGGGCGGATTCGCCGGATTCTTCGGCGGGCTGCCGGACTCCTTCCTGTCCCGGATGACCGACATCTTCTTCGCCATCCCGGTCGTCCTCGGCGGTCTCGTCCTCCTCTCCGTGGTGACCAGCAATACGGTCTGGCCGGTCATCGGGTTCATGGTGCTGCTCGGTTGGCCGCAGATCTCCCGCATCGCGCGCGGCTCGGTCATCACCGCCAAGCAGAACGACTACGTTCAGGCCGCCCGCGCCCTCGGCGCCTCCCACTCCCGCATCCTGCTCAGGCATATCGCCCCGAACGCCGTAGCGCCCGTGATCGTGGTCGCGACCATCGCCCTCGGCACCTACATCGCCCTGGAGGCGACCTTGTCCTACCTCGGTGTCGGGCTCAAACCACCCAGCGTCTCCTGGGGCATCGAGATCTCCGCCGCCTCCCCCTACGTCCGCAATGCCCCGCACCCGCTGCTGTGGCCCGCCGGGGCCCTGGCGATCACGGTGCTGGCCTTCATCATGCTCGGCGACGCGGTGCGCGACGCCCTCGACCCGAAGCTGAGGTGA
- a CDS encoding ABC transporter ATP-binding protein: MLLEVRDLRVEFRTRDGIARAVNGVSYHVEAGETLAVLGESGSGKSVTAQAVMGILDMPPGRITDGQILFQGQDLLELKEEERRRIRGAGMAMIFQDALSALNPVLSVGDQLGEMFVVHRGMSKKDARARAVELMDRVRIPGAAQRVRDYPHQFSGGMRQRIMIAMALALEPALIIADEPTTALDVTVQAQVMDLLAELQREYHMGLVLITHDLGVVADVADRIVVMYAGKIVESAPVHDIYKAPAHPYTRGLLDSIPRLDQKGQELYAIKGLPPNLMNIPPGCSFNPRCPMVQDVCHTDPPPLYEVSEERGSACHFWRECLHGHDQ; encoded by the coding sequence GTGTTGCTCGAAGTGCGCGATCTGCGCGTGGAGTTCCGCACCCGGGACGGGATCGCCCGGGCCGTCAACGGCGTCAGTTACCACGTGGAAGCGGGGGAGACCCTGGCCGTGCTCGGCGAGTCGGGCTCCGGCAAGTCGGTCACCGCGCAGGCCGTCATGGGCATCCTGGACATGCCGCCCGGGAGGATCACCGACGGGCAGATCCTCTTCCAGGGGCAGGACCTGCTCGAACTGAAGGAGGAGGAACGGCGCAGGATCCGGGGCGCCGGAATGGCGATGATCTTCCAGGATGCGCTGTCGGCGCTCAACCCCGTTCTCTCGGTGGGGGACCAGCTCGGCGAGATGTTCGTCGTGCACCGGGGCATGTCGAAGAAGGACGCGCGGGCCAGGGCGGTGGAACTGATGGACCGGGTGCGCATCCCGGGCGCCGCACAGCGGGTGCGCGACTATCCCCACCAGTTCTCCGGTGGTATGCGCCAGCGCATCATGATCGCCATGGCGCTGGCCCTGGAACCGGCGCTCATCATCGCCGACGAGCCGACCACCGCCCTGGACGTCACCGTGCAGGCCCAGGTCATGGATCTGCTCGCGGAGCTGCAGCGCGAGTACCACATGGGACTCGTCTTGATCACGCATGACCTGGGGGTCGTCGCGGACGTCGCCGACCGGATCGTGGTGATGTATGCCGGGAAGATCGTCGAGTCGGCGCCCGTGCACGACATCTACAAGGCGCCGGCCCACCCCTACACCCGCGGTCTGTTGGACTCCATCCCCCGCCTGGACCAGAAGGGGCAGGAGCTGTACGCCATCAAAGGCCTGCCGCCGAACCTGATGAACATCCCACCCGGCTGCTCCTTCAACCCGCGTTGCCCGATGGTCCAGGACGTATGTCACACCGACCCGCCTCCGCTCTACGAGGTCTCCGAAGAGCGGGGCAGCGCCTGCCACTTCTGGAGGGAGTGCCTGCATGGCCACGACCAGTGA
- a CDS encoding ABC transporter ATP-binding protein, with the protein MATTSEPVLEVSGLVKHFPLMQGILFKKQVGAVKAVDGVDFTLNRGETLGVVGESGCGKSTVAKLLCNLERPTAGAIRFKGEDITTLSGRALKAVRRNIQMVFQDPYTSLNPRMTVGDIVGEPYDIHPEVAPKGDRRRRVQELLDVVGLNPEYVNRYPHQFSGGQRQRIGIARGLALRPEVIVADEPVSALDVSVQAQVINLLDRLQTEFDLSYVFIAHDLSIVRHISDRIGVMYLGRIVETGRDAEIYDHPTHPYTQALLSAVPVPDPKAREHRDRIILTGDVASPTNIPSGCRFRTRCWKAQERCALEVPALAVPAVFRDTAGPAAHDSACHFAEEKKVVPPEDAALPEPSQEPAAENGNGPG; encoded by the coding sequence ATGGCCACGACCAGTGAGCCGGTCCTGGAGGTCAGCGGCCTCGTCAAACACTTCCCGCTGATGCAGGGCATCCTCTTCAAGAAGCAGGTCGGCGCGGTGAAGGCGGTCGACGGCGTGGACTTCACCCTGAACAGGGGCGAGACCTTGGGTGTCGTCGGCGAGTCGGGCTGCGGCAAGTCGACGGTCGCCAAGCTGCTCTGCAACCTGGAGCGGCCGACGGCAGGGGCCATCAGGTTCAAGGGCGAGGACATCACCACGTTGTCCGGCCGGGCGCTCAAGGCCGTCCGCCGCAACATCCAGATGGTCTTCCAGGATCCCTACACCTCCCTCAACCCCCGGATGACGGTGGGCGACATCGTGGGAGAGCCGTACGACATCCACCCGGAGGTGGCGCCGAAGGGCGACCGGCGCCGCCGGGTCCAGGAACTGCTGGACGTGGTCGGTCTCAACCCGGAGTACGTCAACCGCTACCCGCACCAGTTCTCCGGTGGGCAGCGTCAGCGCATCGGCATCGCACGGGGGCTGGCACTGCGACCGGAGGTCATCGTCGCCGACGAGCCGGTGTCCGCCCTGGACGTCTCGGTGCAGGCCCAGGTGATCAACTTGCTGGACAGGCTCCAGACAGAGTTCGACCTCTCCTATGTGTTCATCGCACACGACCTGTCGATCGTCCGGCACATCTCGGACCGGATCGGCGTCATGTACCTGGGCCGGATCGTGGAGACCGGGCGGGACGCCGAGATCTACGACCATCCCACCCACCCTTACACCCAGGCGCTGCTGTCGGCCGTACCGGTCCCGGATCCCAAGGCCCGGGAACACCGTGATCGGATCATCCTCACGGGTGATGTCGCCTCCCCGACGAACATCCCCTCCGGCTGCCGCTTCCGCACCCGGTGCTGGAAGGCCCAGGAGCGGTGCGCCCTGGAGGTGCCCGCCCTAGCGGTACCCGCCGTCTTCCGGGACACCGCCGGTCCCGCGGCCCACGACTCGGCCTGCCACTTCGCGGAGGAGAAGAAGGTGGTGCCGCCCGAGGACGCGGCCCTGCCGGAGCCGTCGCAGGAGCCCGCGGCCGAGAACGGCAACGGGCCGGGATGA